One stretch of Pseudomonas sp. NC02 DNA includes these proteins:
- the hisI gene encoding phosphoribosyl-AMP cyclohydrolase translates to MKDWLDEIKWDSDGLVPAIAQDYKTGRVLMMAWMNREALSLTAAENRAIYWSRSRGKLWRKGEESGHVQTLHEMRIDCDADVVILKVEQIGDIACHTGRHSCFYRVFQNGEWKTVEPVLKDPHAIYSAGH, encoded by the coding sequence ATGAAAGACTGGCTGGACGAGATCAAGTGGGACAGTGACGGCCTGGTGCCGGCCATTGCCCAGGACTACAAGACCGGGCGCGTGCTGATGATGGCCTGGATGAACCGCGAGGCCCTGAGCCTGACCGCCGCCGAGAACCGCGCCATCTACTGGTCACGTTCCCGTGGCAAACTGTGGCGCAAGGGCGAAGAGTCCGGGCACGTGCAAACCCTGCATGAGATGCGCATAGACTGCGATGCCGATGTGGTGATCCTCAAGGTCGAACAGATCGGCGATATCGCCTGTCACACCGGCCGTCACAGCTGCTTCTACCGCGTGTTCCAGAACGGCGAGTGGAAGACCGTCGAGCCCGTGCTCAAAGACCCGCACGCTATCTATTCGGCAGGACACTGA
- the ubiB gene encoding ubiquinone biosynthesis regulatory protein kinase UbiB yields MKLLAVRRLFRIQRVVIRYRLDDLLFALPLPWFLLAVRYVLPWRWFPRKTLELSRGARLRLALQDLGPIFIKFGQILSTRRDLLPEDIADELMLLQDRVPPFDSQLAVTLIEEQLGKKISEVFSRFDIAPLASASVAQVHAAQLKSGEEVVVKVIRPGLKPIIGQDLAWLFILARAAERFSADARLLHPVDVVLDYEKTIYDELDLLREAANASQLKRNFEGSQLLYVPQVYWDWCRPKVLVMERIYGVQVTDLATLADQRTDMKMLAERGVEIFFTQVFRDSFFHADMHPGNIFVSTVNPWSPQYIAIDCGIVGSLTPEDQDYLARNLFAFFKRDYRRVAQLHIDSGWVPAETKLNEFEAAIRTVCEPIFEKPLKDISFGQVLMRLFQTARRFNMEVQPQLVLLQKTLLNIEGLGRQLYPDLDLWNTAQPFLERWMRDRISPKTLLGNLQSQVEQLPHLANMTRDLLERMSQPHAKDPAPPWHKRKDDWFLRLLGAAHLVGGTILAAGGPLNELGHWPAGIMVAVGVYLIVRR; encoded by the coding sequence ATGAAGCTGCTCGCCGTCCGCCGTTTGTTTCGTATCCAGCGCGTCGTAATCCGCTACCGCCTCGATGACCTGCTGTTCGCCCTGCCGCTGCCGTGGTTTCTGCTGGCGGTGCGCTATGTGCTGCCGTGGCGCTGGTTCCCGCGCAAGACCCTCGAGCTGAGCCGTGGCGCGCGCCTGCGCCTGGCGTTGCAGGACCTGGGGCCGATCTTCATCAAGTTCGGGCAGATCCTCTCCACCCGCCGCGACCTGTTGCCCGAAGACATCGCCGACGAACTGATGCTGTTGCAGGACCGCGTGCCGCCGTTCGACTCGCAACTGGCAGTCACGCTGATTGAAGAGCAACTGGGCAAGAAGATCAGCGAAGTCTTCAGCCGCTTCGACATCGCGCCATTGGCCTCGGCCTCGGTGGCCCAGGTGCATGCCGCGCAACTGAAAAGCGGCGAAGAAGTGGTGGTGAAGGTGATCCGCCCGGGCCTCAAGCCGATCATCGGCCAGGACCTGGCGTGGCTGTTCATCCTCGCCCGCGCCGCCGAGCGCTTCTCTGCCGATGCGCGCCTGCTGCACCCGGTGGACGTGGTGCTGGACTACGAAAAAACCATCTACGACGAACTCGACCTGCTGCGCGAAGCGGCCAACGCCAGCCAGCTCAAGCGCAACTTCGAAGGCTCGCAGCTGCTGTACGTGCCGCAAGTCTATTGGGACTGGTGCCGCCCGAAAGTGCTGGTCATGGAGCGCATCTACGGCGTGCAGGTCACCGACCTCGCGACCCTGGCCGACCAGCGCACCGACATGAAGATGCTTGCCGAGCGCGGCGTGGAGATTTTTTTCACCCAGGTGTTCCGCGACAGCTTCTTCCACGCCGACATGCACCCCGGCAACATTTTCGTCAGCACCGTGAACCCGTGGAGCCCGCAGTACATTGCGATCGACTGCGGCATCGTCGGCAGCCTGACCCCGGAAGACCAGGATTACCTGGCGCGCAACCTGTTCGCTTTCTTCAAGCGTGACTACCGCCGCGTGGCGCAGTTGCACATCGATTCGGGCTGGGTGCCGGCCGAAACCAAGCTCAACGAATTCGAAGCGGCGATCCGCACTGTGTGCGAGCCGATCTTTGAAAAACCGTTAAAGGATATTTCCTTCGGTCAGGTGCTGATGCGTCTGTTCCAGACGGCGCGGCGCTTCAATATGGAAGTGCAGCCGCAGTTGGTACTGTTGCAAAAGACCCTGCTGAACATCGAAGGCCTGGGCCGCCAGCTGTACCCGGACCTCGACCTGTGGAACACCGCCCAACCGTTCCTCGAGCGCTGGATGCGGGACCGTATCAGCCCGAAAACCCTGCTGGGCAACCTGCAAAGCCAGGTCGAGCAACTGCCGCACCTGGCCAACATGACCCGCGACCTGCTGGAGCGCATGTCCCAGCCCCACGCCAAGGACCCGGCACCGCCGTGGCACAAGCGCAAGGACGACTGGTTCCTGCGCCTGCTGGGCGCCGCGCACCTGGTGGGCGGTACGATACTGGCCGCCGGCGGGCCGTTGAATGAACTGGGCCACTGGCCGGCCGGCATCATGGTCGCGGTGGGCGTGTATCTGATCGTGCGTCGATAG
- a CDS encoding SCP2 domain-containing protein, which translates to MLFAGLLASVEHGLNRVLRLDSTALARLAHLNGRIIAVDCTSPALQLFILPSDEGLLLASHWAADADCTLRASGSSLLRLALSRDKTAILHGPDVELEGDSAVLMDLAAVLQDLELDWEYELSRWLGPVATQLISGHLRSRTRWYQQGFASLNQNLAEYLSEESRTLVGQREAEARFRELDQAKLDLERLEARFERLSRSLDSSDNA; encoded by the coding sequence ATGCTGTTCGCAGGCCTTCTCGCCAGCGTCGAACACGGCCTCAACCGTGTACTGCGCCTGGACAGCACCGCCCTGGCACGGCTGGCGCACCTGAACGGCAGGATCATCGCCGTCGATTGCACCAGCCCCGCCTTGCAGCTGTTTATCCTGCCCAGCGATGAAGGCCTGTTGCTGGCGTCCCACTGGGCCGCCGACGCCGACTGCACCCTGCGCGCTTCCGGCTCAAGCCTGCTGCGCCTGGCCCTGAGCCGGGACAAGACGGCGATCCTCCACGGCCCGGACGTGGAACTTGAAGGCGACAGCGCGGTGCTGATGGACCTGGCCGCCGTGCTGCAAGACCTGGAACTGGACTGGGAATACGAGCTGTCACGTTGGCTCGGCCCGGTGGCCACCCAACTGATCAGCGGTCATCTGCGCAGCCGCACGCGCTGGTACCAGCAGGGTTTCGCCAGCCTGAACCAGAACCTCGCCGAATACCTGAGCGAAGAATCGCGCACCCTGGTCGGACAACGGGAAGCGGAAGCGCGCTTTCGCGAACTCGACCAGGCCAAACTCGACCTGGAACGACTTGAGGCGCGCTTCGAGCGCCTGAGCCGCTCCCTTGATTCAAGCGATAACGCATGA
- the ubiE gene encoding bifunctional demethylmenaquinone methyltransferase/2-methoxy-6-polyprenyl-1,4-benzoquinol methylase UbiE → MTDQRKGSDAEPTTHFGFKNVPESQKAEKVAEVFHSVAAKYDLMNDVLSGGMHRLWKRFTIELSGVRTGNRVLDIAGGTGDLAAKFSKLVGPTGQVVLADINGSMLKVGRDRLLDKGVAGNIEFVQADAEKLPFPDNHFDCVTIAFGLRNVTHKEDALRSMLRVLKPGGRLLVLEFSKPTNALMSKVYDTYSFAFMPLMGKLITNDAESYRYLAESIRMHPNQETLKSMMVEAGFDRVTYHNMTSGIVALHRGIKP, encoded by the coding sequence ATGACTGATCAGCGCAAAGGCAGCGATGCCGAACCCACCACTCACTTCGGCTTCAAGAACGTCCCGGAAAGCCAGAAAGCGGAAAAAGTCGCCGAGGTGTTCCACTCGGTAGCCGCCAAGTACGACTTGATGAACGACGTGCTCTCCGGCGGCATGCACCGCCTGTGGAAGCGCTTCACCATTGAGTTGTCGGGTGTACGCACCGGCAACCGTGTGCTGGATATCGCAGGCGGCACGGGCGACCTGGCCGCCAAGTTCTCCAAGCTGGTGGGCCCCACCGGCCAAGTGGTACTGGCCGACATCAACGGCTCGATGCTCAAGGTCGGTCGTGATCGCCTGCTGGACAAAGGTGTGGCGGGCAATATCGAGTTCGTCCAGGCCGACGCTGAAAAGCTGCCGTTCCCGGACAACCACTTCGACTGCGTGACCATCGCCTTCGGCCTGCGTAACGTGACCCACAAGGAAGACGCACTGCGCTCGATGCTGCGCGTACTCAAGCCCGGCGGTCGCCTGCTGGTGCTGGAGTTCTCCAAGCCGACCAACGCACTGATGTCCAAGGTATACGACACCTACTCGTTCGCCTTCATGCCGTTGATGGGCAAGCTGATCACCAATGACGCCGAAAGCTACCGCTACCTGGCCGAATCGATCCGCATGCACCCGAACCAGGAAACCCTGAAGTCGATGATGGTAGAGGCCGGTTTCGACCGCGTGACCTACCACAACATGACCTCGGGCATCGTCGCCCTGCACCGCGGCATCAAGCCCTGA
- a CDS encoding polyhydroxyalkanoic acid system family protein translates to MARIQVERAHTLGKDAAREKADKLASKLKEQYGLESSWAGDTLNLKRSGVKGTVKVAEDSLRIEVELGLLMSAMSGTIKSEIEKALDKALA, encoded by the coding sequence ATGGCCCGTATACAGGTTGAACGTGCCCACACACTGGGCAAAGACGCTGCGCGAGAAAAAGCCGACAAGTTGGCGAGCAAACTCAAGGAGCAATATGGCCTGGAGTCTTCCTGGGCCGGCGACACACTGAACCTCAAACGTTCGGGCGTTAAAGGCACCGTGAAAGTGGCGGAAGATTCCCTGCGGATTGAAGTCGAACTGGGCCTGTTGATGTCGGCCATGAGTGGCACCATCAAGTCCGAAATCGAGAAGGCACTGGATAAAGCCCTGGCCTGA
- a CDS encoding phasin family protein yields MAKVILKKKIATGTNALTDVKSYARKIWLAGLGAYAKVGSEGAEYFKELVKTGQHVESKGKKVVIEQLDAANSQIDQVKSEVFGVKGRVEVQLDKVESAFDSRVGSALNRIGIPSKHDVETLSAKLDELTALLERVARKH; encoded by the coding sequence ATGGCCAAAGTTATTTTGAAGAAAAAAATTGCTACCGGAACTAACGCCCTGACTGACGTTAAATCCTATGCCCGCAAGATCTGGCTGGCCGGTTTGGGGGCTTACGCCAAGGTCGGAAGCGAGGGCGCCGAGTACTTCAAAGAGCTGGTTAAGACTGGTCAACATGTTGAAAGTAAAGGCAAAAAAGTTGTGATTGAACAACTTGATGCAGCCAACAGTCAGATTGATCAAGTCAAGAGCGAAGTCTTCGGCGTCAAAGGTCGAGTCGAAGTGCAACTGGATAAAGTTGAAAGCGCTTTTGATAGTCGTGTTGGAAGTGCCTTGAATCGGATCGGCATTCCGTCTAAACATGACGTGGAGACACTCTCTGCTAAGCTCGATGAGCTGACGGCATTGCTCGAACGTGTCGCGCGTAAACACTAA
- a CDS encoding phasin family protein yields the protein MAGKKTTDKEGSSWIGEVEKYSRKIWLAGLGVYSKVSSDGGKYFETLVKDGEKAEKLTKSTVGKQVDAAKASAGSAKSRISDKWGELEGAFDKRLNSAISRLGVPSRTEVKALHSKVDTLTRQIEKLTGLKAAPVAAKTAAAKPAAKPAAKTAAAKPAAKTAAKPLVKAAAKPAAKPAAKAPAKAAAKPAAKPAAKTAAAKPAAKPAAKPVAAKAAAKPAAKPAAKPAAKAAAKPAAKTAAAKPAAAKPAAAKPAAKPVAAKPAAKPAAAKPAAAKPAAKPAAAKKPAVAKKPAAPKPAVAAKPATAAPATNSVTPPTPAATPTATPASPTPTSQS from the coding sequence ATGGCTGGTAAAAAGACTACTGATAAAGAAGGCAGCTCGTGGATCGGGGAAGTTGAAAAATACTCCCGCAAGATCTGGCTGGCCGGTTTAGGCGTGTACTCGAAGGTGAGCAGTGACGGCGGTAAATACTTCGAGACTTTGGTTAAGGACGGCGAGAAGGCCGAGAAGTTGACCAAGAGCACAGTGGGTAAACAAGTCGATGCGGCAAAGGCTTCCGCCGGTTCTGCCAAATCACGTATCAGCGACAAGTGGGGCGAACTGGAAGGGGCTTTTGACAAGCGCCTGAACAGTGCCATTTCGCGACTCGGCGTACCTAGCCGTACTGAAGTGAAAGCGCTGCACAGCAAGGTCGATACCTTGACCAGGCAAATCGAAAAACTCACCGGCCTTAAAGCTGCGCCAGTTGCGGCTAAAACTGCAGCGGCTAAACCGGCTGCCAAGCCTGCGGCGAAAACTGCAGCGGCCAAGCCTGCTGCTAAAACCGCCGCTAAACCGCTGGTCAAGGCCGCCGCCAAACCGGCAGCCAAGCCCGCCGCCAAGGCGCCGGCCAAAGCTGCTGCAAAACCGGCTGCCAAGCCTGCGGCGAAAACCGCAGCGGCTAAACCGGCCGCCAAGCCTGCCGCTAAACCAGTGGCCGCTAAAGCAGCTGCAAAACCTGCGGCGAAACCTGCAGCCAAGCCGGCAGCAAAAGCAGCAGCCAAGCCAGCGGCGAAAACCGCTGCCGCCAAACCTGCTGCTGCCAAGCCAGCCGCTGCGAAACCTGCAGCCAAGCCGGTTGCTGCCAAACCCGCCGCCAAGCCTGCGGCTGCCAAACCTGCAGCGGCCAAGCCAGCTGCAAAACCGGCTGCGGCGAAGAAGCCGGCCGTAGCCAAAAAGCCAGCAGCGCCGAAGCCAGCGGTAGCGGCCAAGCCTGCAACTGCAGCGCCGGCGACCAACTCGGTCACGCCACCGACGCCTGCTGCTACCCCGACTGCAACGCCGGCAAGCCCGACGCCTACCAGTCAGTCCTGA
- a CDS encoding TetR/AcrR family transcriptional regulator: MKTRDRILECALQLFNHKGEPNVSTMEVANEMGISPGNLYYHFHGKEPLVLGLFERFQNELAPLLDPPEDAQLAAEDYWLFLHLIVERMAHYRFLFQDLSNLAGRLPKLAKGIRNLLTALKRTLASLLARLKTDGQLVSETQALGQLVEQITMTLLFSLDYQRILDREGEVRVVVYQIMMLVAPHLLMPARLATERLALRYLDDAD; encoded by the coding sequence ATGAAGACCCGCGACCGTATCCTTGAATGTGCCTTGCAGTTGTTCAACCACAAGGGCGAGCCGAACGTGTCGACCATGGAGGTGGCCAATGAAATGGGGATCAGCCCCGGCAATCTCTATTACCACTTCCATGGCAAGGAACCGTTGGTGCTCGGGCTGTTCGAGCGCTTTCAAAACGAATTGGCGCCGTTGCTCGATCCGCCGGAAGACGCACAACTGGCGGCCGAGGATTACTGGCTGTTCCTGCACCTGATCGTGGAGCGCATGGCGCACTATCGGTTTCTGTTCCAGGACCTGTCGAACCTGGCGGGCCGCTTGCCGAAACTGGCCAAGGGCATCCGCAACCTGCTGACGGCGCTCAAGCGCACGCTGGCCTCGTTGCTGGCCCGCCTCAAGACGGATGGGCAACTGGTCAGTGAAACCCAGGCGCTGGGGCAGTTGGTGGAACAGATCACCATGACCTTGCTGTTTTCCCTGGACTACCAGCGGATTCTCGACCGAGAAGGTGAGGTGCGGGTGGTGGTGTACCAGATCATGATGCTGGTGGCCCCGCATCTGCTGATGCCGGCGAGGCTGGCGACAGAGAGGTTGGCGCTGCGCTACCTGGACGACGCGGACTAA
- the phaC gene encoding class II poly(R)-hydroxyalkanoic acid synthase encodes MRERPVSNPVPTPAAFINIESAITGLRGRDLLSTLRSVAAHGLRNPVHTARHALKLGGQLGRVLLGETVHEPNPKDSRFADPTWQLNPFYRRSLQAYLSWQKQTRHWIDDSNLSADDQARAHFAFALLNDAVSPSNTLLNPLAIKELLNSGGNSVVRGVSNLFDDLLHNNGLPRQVTKQAFEVGKTVATTPGSVVFRNELLELIQYKPMSEKQYAKPLLVVPPQINKYYIFDLSPNNSFVQFALKNGLQVFMVSWRNPDVRHREWGLSTYVAALEEALNVTRAITGAREVNLMGACAGGLTIAALQGHLQAKRQLRRISSASYLVSLLDSQIDSPATLFADEQTLEAAKRRSYQQGVLDGRDMAKVFAWMRPNDLIWNYWINNYLLGKEPPAFDILYWNNDNTRLPAALHGDLLDFFKHNPLSHPGGLEVCGTPVDLQKVTVDSFSVGGINDHITPWDAVYRSTQLLGGDKRFILSNSGHVQSILNPPGNPKANYVENLKLSSDPRAWYYDANHVEGSWWPNWLAWIQQRSGVQRETLTALGNQNYPPMEAAPGTYVRVR; translated from the coding sequence ATGCGAGAAAGACCCGTATCGAACCCGGTGCCCACACCCGCCGCGTTCATCAATATTGAAAGTGCGATCACCGGCCTGCGCGGCCGGGATTTGCTCTCGACCCTGCGCAGCGTCGCCGCACACGGCTTGCGCAACCCGGTGCACACCGCCCGTCACGCCTTGAAGTTGGGCGGGCAATTGGGCCGCGTGCTGCTCGGGGAAACGGTGCACGAGCCGAACCCGAAGGACAGCCGCTTCGCCGACCCGACCTGGCAGCTCAACCCGTTTTATCGGCGCAGCCTGCAAGCCTACCTGAGCTGGCAAAAACAGACTCGCCACTGGATCGACGACAGCAACCTCAGCGCCGACGACCAGGCGCGGGCGCACTTTGCCTTTGCCCTGCTCAACGATGCGGTGTCGCCATCCAACACCCTGCTCAACCCGCTGGCGATCAAGGAGCTGCTCAACTCCGGCGGCAACAGCGTGGTGCGTGGCGTCAGCAACCTGTTCGACGACCTGCTGCACAACAACGGCTTGCCGCGCCAGGTCACCAAGCAGGCCTTTGAAGTCGGCAAGACGGTGGCCACCACACCCGGTTCGGTGGTGTTTCGCAATGAACTGCTGGAGCTGATCCAGTACAAGCCCATGAGCGAAAAACAGTACGCCAAGCCGCTGCTGGTGGTGCCGCCGCAAATCAACAAGTACTACATTTTCGACCTGAGCCCGAACAACAGCTTCGTCCAGTTCGCCCTGAAAAATGGCCTGCAAGTGTTTATGGTCAGCTGGCGCAACCCGGATGTACGCCACCGCGAATGGGGCTTGTCCACCTACGTCGCGGCTTTGGAAGAAGCGCTGAACGTAACCCGCGCAATCACCGGCGCCCGTGAGGTCAACCTGATGGGCGCCTGCGCCGGTGGCCTGACCATCGCCGCGCTGCAAGGCCATCTGCAGGCCAAGCGCCAGCTGCGCCGCATCTCCAGCGCCAGCTACCTGGTGAGCCTGCTGGACAGCCAGATCGACAGCCCCGCCACCCTGTTCGCCGACGAACAGACGCTGGAAGCCGCCAAGCGCCGCTCTTACCAGCAAGGCGTACTCGACGGCCGGGACATGGCCAAGGTATTCGCCTGGATGCGTCCCAACGACCTGATCTGGAACTACTGGATCAACAATTACCTGCTGGGCAAGGAACCGCCGGCCTTCGACATCCTGTACTGGAACAACGACAACACCCGCCTGCCCGCCGCGCTGCATGGCGACTTGCTGGACTTCTTCAAGCACAACCCGCTGAGCCACCCCGGCGGCCTGGAGGTGTGCGGCACGCCTGTCGACTTGCAGAAGGTGACGGTGGACAGCTTCAGCGTGGGCGGCATCAACGACCACATCACGCCGTGGGACGCGGTGTACCGCTCCACCCAACTGCTGGGCGGCGACAAGCGCTTCATTCTGTCCAACAGCGGGCATGTCCAGAGCATCCTCAACCCGCCGGGCAACCCCAAGGCCAACTATGTCGAGAACCTCAAGCTGAGCAGCGACCCGCGCGCCTGGTACTACGACGCCAATCATGTCGAGGGCAGCTGGTGGCCCAACTGGCTGGCGTGGATCCAGCAGCGCTCCGGTGTGCAGCGCGAAACACTGACCGCCCTGGGCAACCAGAATTACCCACCGATGGAAGCGGCGCCGGGCACCTATGTGCGAGTCCGCTGA
- the phaZ gene encoding poly(3-hydroxyalkanoate) depolymerase yields MPQPFIFRTIDLDGQAIRTAVRPGKPHLTPLLIFNGIGANLELVFPFVQALDPDLEVIAFDVPGVGGSSTPSRPYRFPGLAKLTARMLDYLDYGQVNAVGVSWGGALAQQFAYDYPERCKKLILAATAAGAFMVPGKPKVLWLMASPRRYIQPSHVVRIAPMIYGGSFRRDSKLAAEHASKVRSAGKLGYYWQLFAGLGWTSIHWLHKIKQPTLVLAGDDDPLIPLINMRMLAWRIPNAQLHIIDDGHLFLITRAEAVAPIIMKFLQEERLRAVIHPQPAL; encoded by the coding sequence ATGCCGCAACCGTTCATCTTCCGTACCATCGACCTGGATGGCCAAGCCATCCGCACGGCGGTACGCCCGGGCAAGCCTCACTTGACGCCGCTGCTGATTTTCAACGGCATCGGCGCCAACCTTGAGCTGGTGTTTCCGTTCGTCCAGGCCCTGGACCCGGACCTGGAAGTGATTGCCTTTGATGTGCCAGGCGTCGGCGGCTCGTCGACCCCCAGCCGGCCTTATCGCTTTCCCGGCCTGGCCAAACTCACCGCGCGCATGCTCGATTACCTGGACTATGGCCAGGTCAACGCGGTGGGCGTTTCCTGGGGCGGCGCGCTGGCGCAGCAGTTCGCCTATGACTATCCGGAACGCTGCAAGAAGCTGATTCTGGCCGCCACCGCCGCCGGTGCCTTCATGGTGCCGGGCAAGCCGAAGGTCTTGTGGCTGATGGCCAGCCCCCGGCGTTATATCCAACCGTCCCACGTGGTGCGCATTGCACCGATGATCTACGGCGGCTCCTTCCGTCGGGATTCGAAACTGGCCGCCGAACACGCGAGCAAAGTGCGTTCGGCGGGCAAGCTGGGTTACTACTGGCAACTGTTCGCCGGGCTTGGCTGGACCAGCATCCACTGGCTGCACAAGATCAAGCAGCCGACCCTGGTGCTGGCCGGCGACGACGACCCACTGATCCCGCTGATCAACATGCGCATGCTGGCCTGGCGCATTCCCAACGCCCAACTGCACATCATCGACGACGGCCATCTGTTCCTGATTACCCGGGCCGAGGCCGTGGCGCCGATCATCATGAAGTTTCTCCAGGAAGAACGCCTGAGGGCGGTGATTCACCCGCAACCCGCACTTTAG
- the phaC gene encoding class II poly(R)-hydroxyalkanoic acid synthase, whose amino-acid sequence MSNKNNDDLKRQASENTLGLNPIIALRKKDLLASARMVLTQAIKQPLHSVKHVAHFGVELKNVVFGKSQLTPEADDRRFNDPAWTQNPLYKRYLQTYLAWRKELHDWIGDSNLSEHDISRGHFVINLMTEAMAPTNSAANPAAVKRFFETGGKSLLDGLSHLAKDMVHNGGMPSQVNMGAFEVGKSLGTTEGAVVFRNDVLELIQYRPITEQVHERPLLVVPPQINKFYVFDLSPDKSLARFCLRNNQQTFIVSWRNPTKAQREWGLSTYIEALKEAVDVVSAITGSKDINMLGACSGGITCTALLGHYAALGEKKVNALTLLVSVLDTTLDTQVALFVDEQTLEAAKRHSYQAGVLEGRDMAKVFAWMRPNDLIWNYWVNNYLLGNEPPVFDILFWNNDTTRLPAAFHGDLIELFKNNPLVRANALEVCGTPIDLKQVTADIYSLAGTNDHITPWQSCYKSAQLFGGKVEFVLSSSGHIQSILNPPGNPKSRYQTSDTMPGKALDWQENATKHTDSWWLHWQAWQAERSGKLKKAPANLGNKTYAAAEAAPGTYVHER is encoded by the coding sequence ATGAGTAACAAGAACAACGATGACTTGAAACGCCAGGCCTCGGAAAACACCCTGGGGCTGAACCCGATCATCGCGTTACGGAAAAAGGATTTACTGGCATCCGCTCGGATGGTGCTGACCCAGGCCATCAAACAACCGTTGCACAGCGTCAAGCACGTCGCCCATTTCGGCGTCGAATTGAAGAACGTGGTGTTCGGCAAATCACAGCTGACACCCGAGGCCGACGACCGTCGTTTCAACGACCCGGCGTGGACCCAGAACCCGCTCTACAAACGTTACCTGCAAACCTACCTGGCGTGGCGCAAGGAGCTGCACGACTGGATCGGTGACAGCAACCTGTCGGAACACGACATCAGCCGCGGCCACTTCGTCATCAACCTGATGACCGAGGCCATGGCGCCCACCAACAGCGCAGCCAACCCGGCGGCGGTCAAACGCTTCTTTGAAACCGGCGGCAAGAGCCTGCTGGATGGCCTGTCCCACCTGGCCAAGGACATGGTGCACAACGGCGGCATGCCGAGCCAGGTCAACATGGGCGCCTTTGAAGTGGGCAAGAGCCTGGGCACCACCGAAGGCGCCGTGGTGTTTCGCAACGATGTGCTGGAGCTGATCCAATACCGGCCGATCACCGAGCAGGTGCACGAACGTCCGCTGCTGGTGGTGCCGCCGCAGATCAACAAGTTCTATGTATTCGACCTGAGCCCGGACAAGAGCCTGGCGCGCTTCTGCCTGCGCAATAACCAGCAGACGTTTATCGTCAGTTGGCGCAACCCGACCAAGGCCCAGCGCGAGTGGGGCCTGTCGACCTACATCGAGGCGCTGAAAGAAGCGGTCGATGTGGTGAGCGCGATCACCGGCAGCAAAGACATCAACATGCTCGGCGCCTGCTCCGGCGGCATCACCTGCACCGCCCTGCTGGGCCACTACGCGGCGCTGGGCGAGAAGAAGGTCAACGCCCTGACCCTGCTGGTGAGCGTGCTGGACACGACCCTGGACACCCAGGTGGCGTTGTTCGTCGACGAACAGACCCTGGAAGCAGCCAAGCGCCATTCCTACCAGGCCGGTGTGCTGGAAGGCCGCGACATGGCCAAGGTGTTTGCCTGGATGCGCCCCAATGACCTGATCTGGAACTACTGGGTCAACAACTACCTGCTAGGCAACGAGCCACCGGTGTTCGACATCCTGTTCTGGAACAACGACACCACCCGCTTGCCGGCCGCGTTCCATGGCGACCTGATCGAACTGTTCAAGAACAATCCCTTGGTGCGCGCCAATGCCCTGGAAGTGTGCGGCACGCCGATCGACCTGAAGCAGGTCACTGCCGATATTTATTCTTTGGCCGGCACCAACGACCACATCACACCGTGGCAGTCCTGCTACAAGTCGGCGCAGCTGTTTGGCGGCAAGGTGGAGTTTGTGCTGTCCAGCAGCGGGCATATCCAGAGCATTCTGAACCCGCCGGGCAATCCAAAATCGCGTTACCAGACCAGCGATACGATGCCGGGCAAGGCCCTGGACTGGCAGGAGAACGCCACCAAGCACACCGATTCGTGGTGGTTGCATTGGCAGGCGTGGCAGGCGGAGCGGTCGGGCAAGTTGAAGAAGGCGCCTGCGAACCTGGGCAACAAGACTTATGCAGCGGCGGAAGCGGCGCCGGGCACATACGTTCACGAAAGGTAG
- a CDS encoding gamma-butyrobetaine hydroxylase-like domain-containing protein, with protein MTKLPTAINLHKASRTLGLTYGPDEVYQLPAEFLRVHSPSAEVQGHGKPILQFGKLNVGLTKIEPAGQYALKLTFDDGHDSGLFTWDYLYQLAVRQDALWADYLAELKAAGKTRDPSQSVVRLML; from the coding sequence ATGACCAAACTGCCTACCGCCATCAACCTGCACAAAGCCTCCAGGACCCTGGGCCTCACCTACGGTCCCGACGAGGTGTATCAACTGCCCGCCGAATTCCTTCGCGTGCACTCCCCCTCCGCCGAGGTCCAGGGCCACGGCAAACCGATCCTGCAATTCGGCAAGCTCAATGTCGGCTTGACCAAGATCGAACCCGCCGGCCAATACGCACTGAAATTGACCTTCGACGATGGCCATGACAGCGGATTGTTCACCTGGGACTACCTCTATCAACTTGCCGTGCGTCAGGACGCGCTGTGGGCTGACTATCTTGCCGAGCTGAAAGCCGCCGGAAAAACCCGCGACCCGAGCCAGTCGGTCGTGCGGCTGATGCTCTAG